A window of the Vigna angularis cultivar LongXiaoDou No.4 chromosome 3, ASM1680809v1, whole genome shotgun sequence genome harbors these coding sequences:
- the LOC108325226 gene encoding clustered mitochondria protein encodes MGDLQLYPVSVKTQTGEKLELQLNPGDSVMDVRQFLLDAPETCFITCYDLLLHTKDASTHHLEDYNEISEVADITTGGCSLEMVPAFYDDRSIRAHVHRTRELLSLSNLHASLSTSLALQNEISQNKGSNSADTLKPEVPELDGLGYMEDISGSLGNLLSSPLKDIKCVESIVFSSFNPPPSYRRLLEDLIYLDVITLEGNKFCITGSTKMFYVNSSSANTLDPRQSKATFEATNLVALLQKISPKFKKSFPGSIGG; translated from the exons ATGG GTGATCTTCAACTTTACCCTGTTTCTGTTAAAACACAAACTGGGGAGAAACTTGAGCTTCAG TTGAATCCTGGAGATTCTGTCATGGATGTACGACAATTCCTCCTTGATGCTCCTGAGACGTGTTTTATCACATGCTATGATTTACTGTTGCATACGAAGGATGCATCAACTCATCACCTGGAAGATTATAATGAAATTTCTGAAGTAGCTGATATTACTACTGGGGGTTGCTCCTTGGAAATGGTCCCAG CATTTTATGATGATCGATCTATAAGGGCCCATGTTCACCGTACAAGGGAGTTGCTTTCCCTTTCTAATCTCCATGCTTCACTATCAACATCGCTTGCCCTACAGAATGAGATATCACAAAATAAAGGTTCAAATTCTGCAG ATACCTTGAAACCTGAAGTTCCTGAGCTCGATGGACTTGGTTATATGGAGGACATCTCTGGTTCATTGGGTAATTTGTTATCTTCCCCATTGAAGGATATTAAATGCGTAGAGAGCATAGTGTTTTCATCCTTCAATCCTCCTCCGAGCTATAGAAG GCTTCTTGAAGATTTGATTTATTTGGATGTGATCACTCTTGAAggtaataaattttgtattacgGGAAGTACAAAAATGTTTTATGTCAACTCGAGCTCAGCAAATACTCTTGACCCAAGGCAAAGTAAAGCTACTTTTGAAGCAACAAATCTTGTTGCTCTCTTACAAAAGATTAGCCCTAAGTTCAAAAAAAG CTTTCCGGGAAGTATTGGAGGGTAG